One segment of Brassica napus cultivar Da-Ae chromosome C3, Da-Ae, whole genome shotgun sequence DNA contains the following:
- the LOC106435653 gene encoding F-box/kelch-repeat protein At4g38940-like — MSENMEQSPEMLLSPPIPSLPDDVTIDIVARVPRSHYPTLSLVSKSFRKLIASSKLYKRRSQLGITQRRLYAVLRNRKTGEFSFYVLHRKLNGYNRLVVVRSLPFMSSRGSCVSVGSKVYVFNDLSVLSFDCTSHTVQRGPNFPQRISYKEANVIGKKVYVIGDAFCHYVQGTGWMKVWQKAVTVFDTETESLEPKLVKEDMAVGVGPFWSDSVVLEDKIYLKGYMNGNSFVYGPEERKWELMDEVLNSKDWEGACVVDGVLYYHDRSGKALMAYDPKQSCWSVVNGLEEFLAVETARSRWSITVNYGAEKLALFFPKKQYGEKMICCAEIGLERRQGGEIWGKVQWCHVVIGDGSFDMVKCVSVTV; from the coding sequence ATGTCTGAAAACATGGAGCAATCGCCGGAGATGCTGCTGTCTCCTCCGATTCCGTCGCTTCCAGACGACGTCACCATCGATATCGTAGCTCGTGTGCCCAGAAGCCACTACCCGACACTCTCCCTCGTTTCCAAGAGTTTCAGGAAACTCATCGCCTCGTCTAAGCTATACAAGAGACGATCTCAGCTAGGCATCACCCAACGCCGTCTCTACGCCGTCCTCCGCAACCGCAAAACCGGTGAATTCAGTTTCTACGTCCTCCACCGTAAACTCAACGGCTACAACCGCTTGGTCGTCGTCCGGTCACTTCCTTTCATGTCTTCCCGTGGAAGCTGTGTCTCGGTTGGTTCGAAGGTGTACGTGTTCAACGACCTCTCAGTGCTCAGCTTTGACTGCACCTCTCACACGGTTCAGCGCGGCCCCAACTTTCCTCAGCGGATTTCTTATAAAGAGGCTAACGTCATCGGGAAGAAGGTTTATGTGATTGGTGATGCGTTTTGTCACTACGTACAGGGGACCGGGTGGATGAAAGTGTGGCAGAAGGCAGTGACAGTGTTTGATACAGAAACGGAGTCGTTGGAGCCTAAGTTGGTAAAGGAAGACATGGCTGTTGGTGTAGGTCCCTTTTGGTCTGATTCTGTTGTGTTGGAGGATAAGATTTACCTGAAAGGTTACATGAATGGTAATTCTTTTGTTTATGGACCAGAGGAAAGGAAATGGGAATTGATGGACGAGGTATTGAACTCTAAGGACTGGGAGGGTGCGTGTGTGGTTGACGGCGTCTTGTACTATCACGATCGTTCCGGGAAGGCGTTGATGGCGTATGATCCAAAGCAGAGCTGTTGGAGTGTTGTTAATGGTTTGGAGGAGTTTTTGGCTGTGGAGACTGCTCGTTCAAGGTGGTCCATAACGGTGAACTACGGTGCGGAGAAGCTGGCTCTCTTCTTTCCTAAGAAACAGTACGGCGAGAAGATGATTTGCTGTGCGGAGATTGGTTTGGAAAGGCGCCAAGGAGGAGAGATTTGGGGTAAGGTGCAGTGGTGTCACGTTGTCATTGGCGATGGGTCTTTCGACATGGTGAAATGTGTCTCTGTCACGGTTTGA
- the LOC106435665 gene encoding 39S ribosomal protein L41-A, mitochondrial, with product MTLGLLSAIGRSFRRKRASSLDILSPKRAPRDFYKGKNCKPTGFHTKKGGYVVQPDKLPNYVIPDLTGFKLKPYVSQCPIEVNKTTEASK from the exons ATGACGCTAGGATTGTTATCAGCGATTGGAAGATCATTCCGGAGAAAGAGAGCGTCTTCACTTGATATTCTCTCTCCCAAACGAGCTCCAAGAGACTTCTACAAGGGCAAAAACTGCAAACCTACTGGTTTCCACACCAAAAAAG GAGGATACGTCGTGCAGCCTGATAAATTGCCAAACTACGTAATCCCTGATCTCACCGGCTTTAAG CTGAAACCATACGTGTCTCAGTGCCCTATAGAGGTCAACAAAACAACTGAAGCTTCCAAGTGA
- the LOC106435675 gene encoding isoamylase 3, chloroplastic, whose product MLASPAYSRAASSFPPALHSSGNVFTGFIPMGKVTGAPVCTRRSTLKVTCRRARERVIEEESSQMAETNKQSFKVSSGEKSPLGVSQVDKGINFALFSQNATSVTLCLSLPQSDEKDDVDVVELVLDPSVNKTGDTWHIFVEDLPLRNVLYGYRVDGPGEWNQGHRFDNSILLLDPYAKLVKGRSFFGDSNQKFAQFYGTYDFETSPFDWGDDYKFPNIPEKDLVIYEMNVRAFTADESSGIDPSTAGSYLGLVEKIPHLLDLGINAVELLPVFEFDELELQRRPNPRDHMVNTWGYSTVNFFAPMSRYASGEGDPIKASKEFKEMVKALHSAGIEVILDVVYNHTNEADDKYPYTTSFRGIDNKIYYMLDPNNQLLNYSGCGNTLNCNHPVVMELILDSLKHWVTEYHVDGFRFDLASVLCRDTDGSPLSAPPLIRVSNRERLPRCKIIAEPWDCGGLYLVGKFPNWDRWAEWNGMYRDDVRRFIKGDCGMKGSFATRVSGSSDLYQVNQRKPYHGVNFIIAHDGFTLRDLVTYNSKHNEANGEGENDGCNDNYSWNCGSEGETGDAHIKSLRVRQMKNFHLALMISQGTPMMLMGDEYGHTRYGNNNSYGHDTALNNFQWKELDTKKESHFRFFSELIKFRHSHHVLKHENFLSKGEITWHEDNWDNPESKFLAFTLHDGVSGQDVYAAFNAHDYFVKALIPLPPSGKQWFRVADTNLESPDDFIKEGVAGVAEAYNVAPFSSILLKSM is encoded by the exons ATGCTCGCCTCGCCTGCTTATTCCCGCGCTGCTTCCAGTTTCCCCCCGGCGCTCCACTCCTCTGGTAATGTCTTCACCGGCTTCATTCCCATGGG GAAAGTGACCGGAGCTCCGGTTTGTACCCGTCGCTCAACGCTTAAGGTCACTTGTCGACGCGCACGAGAACGCGTGATAGAGGAAGAATCATCTCAAATGGCGGAAACTAATAAACAATCCTTCAAAGTTTCCTCTGGCGAGAAGTCTCCTCTTGGTGTCTCCCAAGTTGACAAAGGAATCAACTTCGCTCTCTTCTCTCAGAACGCCACTTCTGTCACACTCTGCTTATCACTTCCTCAGAG TGATGAGAAGGATGATGTGGATGTTGTGGAGTTGGTTTTGGATCCCAGCGTAAACAAGACTGGAGACACGTGGCACATTTTTGTTGAG GATTTGCCACTCAGAAATGTTCTTTATGGTTACCGTGTTGATGGTCCTGGAGAATGGAACCAAGGGCATCGCTTTGACAATAgcattctgcttctggatcctTATGCAAAGCTTGTTAAAGGCCGGAGCTTTTTTGGAGATAGTAACCAGAAGTTTGCTCAGTTCTATGGAACTTATGACTTTGAGACCTCTCCATTTGACTGGGGAGATGACTACAAGTTCCCTAACATCCCCGAG AAGGATCTTGTTATTTATGAAATGAATGTTCGTGCTTTTACTGCGGATGAGTCCAGTGGGATTGATCCATCTACAGCAGGAAGTTACCTTGGTCTCGTTGAGAAG ATACCACACCTTCTGGATCTGGGTATTAATGCAGTGGAGCTATTGCCAGTCTTTGAGTTTGATGAACTTGAGCTTCAGAGGCGTCCTAATCCTAGAGATCACATG GTTAACACATGGGGTTACTCGACAGTTAACTTTTTTGCTCCAATGAGCCGTTATGCTAGTGGCGAGGGAGATCCTATTAAAGCTTCCAAAGagtttaaggaaatggtcaaagcCTTACATTCTGCTGGTATAGAG GTTATTTTGGACGTAGTTTATAATCATACCAATGAAGCTGATGATAAGTACCCTTATACCACTTCATTTCGTGGCATAGACAATAAG ATTTATTACATGCTTGATCCAAACAACCAACTGCTTAACTATTCCGGCTgtg GAAATACACTGAACTGTAACCATCCTGTTGTTATGGAGCTAATACTAGATAGCTTAAAGCACTG GGTCACGGAGTATCATGTGGATGGTTTCCGATTTGATCTTGCTAGTGTGTTGTGCCGGGACACAGATGGATCTCCACTCAGTGCTCCCCCACTCATAAGGGTAA GCAATCGCGAAAGATTGCCAAGATGTAAAATAATTGCAGAGCCTTGGGATTGTGGAGGATTATATCTTGTCGGGAAGTTTCCAAATTGGGATAG gTGGGCTGAGTGGAATGGGATGTACAGGGATGATGTTAGAAGATTTATCAAG GGTGACTGTGGTATGAAAGGAAGCTTTGCTACTCGGGTTTCAGGATCTTCTGATCTTTACCAG GTTAACCAGCGGAAGCCTTACCACGGTGTAAATTTCATAATTGCGCATGATGGATTCACATTGCGAGATCTTGTAACATACAATTCTAAG CACAATGAAGCCAATGGAGAAGGAGAAAATGATGGATGTAACGACAATTATAGCTGGAACTGTGGTTCGGAAG GAGAAACTGGTGATGCTCACATCAAGTCCTTGCGTGTTCGACAAATGAAGAATTTTCATTTAGCTTTGATGATTTCTCAG GGAACACCAATGATGCTAATGGGAGACGAATATGGACACACCCGATATGGTAATAACAATAGCTACGGACATGATACTGCTCTCAACAATTTCCAGTGGAAAGAG CTCGACACAAAGAAGGAGAGCCATTTCAGGTTCTTTTCAGAGTTGATCAAGTTCCGACATTCACACCATGTACTCAAGCACGAAAATTTCCTCAGCAAA GGCGAGATTACGTGGCATGAAGATAATTGGGACAATCCTGAGAGCAAGTTCCTAGCTTTCAC GCTCCATGATGGTGTAAGCGGCCAAGACGTCTATGCGGCTTTCAATGCCCATGACTACTTTGTCAAGGCTCTGATTCCACTGCCACCGTCGGGAAAGCAATGGTTCCGTGTG GCTGACACAAACCTCGAGTCACCGGATGATTTTATAAAGGAAGGTGTGGCAGGCGTGGCTGAGGCATACAATGTGGCTCCATTCTCTTCCATCCTTCTCAAGTCCATGTAA
- the LOC106435666 gene encoding F-box/kelch-repeat protein At4g38940-like translates to MSENMEQSLTPSLPDDVIIDIVARVPRSHYPTLSLVSKSFRKLIASPTLYKRRSFLGITQHRIYAVLRNPQTRDNFSFYILHRKLKCSNRLVIVGSRTLHHMSSRGSYVSVGSKVYGFNDRDALSIDCTSHTSQSISNIPQLMTNKVANVIDRKVYLIGGSFLPDESGSREAWKNAVAVFDTETQSWECKLVKEDMHVGLGPFWSDSMVMEGKIYLKDYSNRNFFVYEPEERKWELMDEVLNSEEWVGACVVDDVLYYHDCSGMELKAYDPKQRCWSVVNGLKDFLAVETAHSVWSHAVSYGEKKLALFFHKNHDGKEVIFCAEIALERRQGGEIWGQKESCDVVIEDGMFDMVKFVSVTV, encoded by the coding sequence ATGTCTGAAAACATGGAGCAGTCTCTGACTCCGTCGCTTCCAGATGACGTCATCATTGACATCGTAGCTCGTGTGCCCAGAAGCCATTACCCGACTCTCTCCCTCGTTTCCAAGAGTTTCAGGAAACTCATTGCCTCTCCTACGCTCTACAAGAGGCGATCCTTCCTAGGCATCACCCAACACCGCATCTATGCCGTCCTCCGCAACCCCCAAACTCGTGATAATTTCAGTTTCTACATTCTCCACAGGAAACTCAAATGCAGTAACCGCTTGGTCATCGTCGGATCACGTACACTTCATCACATGTCTTCCCGTGGAAGCTATGTCTCGGTTGGTTCGAAGGTGTACGGGTTTAACGATCGCGATGCGCTCAGCATTGACTGCACCTCTCACACGTCTCAGTCCATCTCTAACATTCCTCAGCTCATGACTAATAAAGTTGCTAATGTCATCGACAGGAAGGTTTACCTGATTGGTGGTTCCTTTTTGCCGGATGAAAGTGGGTCGCGGGAAGCGTGGAAGAATGCAGTCGCGGTGTTTGACACAGAAACACAATCATGGGAGTGTAAGTTGGTAAAGGAAGACATGCATGTAGGTCTTGGTCCCTTTTGGTCTGATTCTATGGTGATGGAGGGTAAAATTTACCTGAAAGATTACAGCAACAGAAActtttttgtttatgaaccAGAGGAAAGGAAATGGGAATTGATGGACGAGGTGTTGAATTCTGAGGAATGGGTGGGTGCGTGTGTGGTTGACGATGTCTTGTACTATCACGATTGTTCCGGGATGGAGTTGAAGGCGTATGATCCAAAGCAGAGGTGTTGGAGTGTTGTCAACGGTTTGAAAGATTTTTTGGCCGTGGAGACTGCCCACTCAGTTTGGTCCCATGCGGTGAGCTATGGCGAGAAGAAGCTGGCTCTCTTCTTTCATAAAAACCATGACGGCAAAGAGGTCATTTTCTGTGCAGAGATTGCTTTGGAAAGGCGCCAAGGAGGAGAGATTTGGGGTCAGAAGGAGTCGTGTGATGTCGTGATTGAGGATGGGATGTTTGACATGGTCAAATTTGTTTCTGTTACCGTCTGA